The Triticum urartu cultivar G1812 chromosome 5, Tu2.1, whole genome shotgun sequence genome contains the following window.
gaaatttgagcataactttttttccttttagaatttgaggattctaaaaatttgcaaacaggtcGTAGGCAGTCTCCATCAGATGCGGATTTTCCTttcaaacattttgatatattatacgttttattatacgtttttttccgacatcgtatgcaaaagttatagccgttttacattttccctacactttttgcaaaacatgtccaaatttaagtttttaaattttcctaactagtagatgcagtaatataactacctctcgaaggattttattttttgaagtttttatcattttcttgctttttacaaaactgaaaaggcgatgcACCGGGGGGGTAGGATTTGAAAATTgcaccattagtaccggttcgtggcacgaaccggtactaaaggtctcaaccttagtaccggttcgtgccacgaaccggtactaatgggcatcgcaccctttagtaccggttcgtgccacgaaccgggactaaaggtcccatttgaaCCGGGAGTAATGCCTGTATGGTGCCCTCGCCGCTTGAACCggactaatgctcacattagtcccgttTCATAATGCAACCGGGATTAATGCTCTTTTCTGGCTGGACcaaagcccctttttctactagtgtctcCACCTCGTTGTGATGGGGTCAGCCCATGTGAAGACTCCAGAACAAGGTCCCGGCCCTAACCACCACAAGATTCCCTCTACGTCAACCCGATGCAGATGTTTCCCCCTCCAAGTGTGGGCGGTAGCGCCGACCGTGAAGGGGGTCACACTTCGGAGCCCCGCGCTAGGTGTTCGAAGTTGCCACCACACTTTGTGGCATGTAAGAGGACCCATCACAAGATTTGGTGGCATAGCTAGCCCCGAAGGCCCACTGTCAGCCAATGTCACATTGTAGATATGCAGATAAGCCCTTGCGTTTTTTATTTATGTTATATATAAACGCCTAAAATAAAATGAAAGAAAAATAGATGGTGGGGTTTTGAACCTGTGGACTGTGTAAGGGAAGGTGGACAACCACAAGAGGGATGATGATTCATGTTTAAGTACCACGCCTAATTTGTATATCATATAATATGGACCGAAAAGTATTTTTTTAACTGTCAAACAAAAAAGGGAGCATCGTGGCTTGACCATGTGACCTTGTGGTCAGCGTTAACTAAGATTACCACTAGGCCACAACAACACAACATGTCTAGATGGGATAAACATTTTTCATGTTGCTATTCCTTCGTGTTCTATGTAAGAAAATAAATTATATTCTTGTGTTTGCGACAATTAAAAAAAATATGTCTTACAAAAAAATGGTACGCGACATTAAAAAAATAAACATCATAAAACACATTTGTGTAATTAAAACAACCATATGTtgcattttaaaaatgttcaggCATTCGAAAAACTATTGATGACATTTCTTAAAATGTTTATACAATTTAAAAAATTGTTAGCGTTGTTTTAAAAAATGTGTCGTACAATCCAAAAAAGTTTATCCACTTATTTGAATAAAGTTTCAAAAACTTGTATTTGAGAACATGTTAATCGTATGtttaaaaaatattaaatgtGCTAGAAATTTagtatttttttaaaaaaattatacgTATAATTAACATTGTTCCAAATACGAGTTTTGAAACTTTTTTGAAATACTTGTTAGACATTTTCGGATGGTACGGAACATTTTAAACTACATGAAATTTTTTGTACATTGCATAAACATTTAAAAAATGTCATTAACAGTATTTCGAAATGCCTGAACATTTCTAAAATGCAACAAATGTGTTTTACAATGTTTATTTTTTTTCAGAATCACATACTTATTTTTCGTAACACAGAAACATTTTTGGCGCTTATAATACATAAATAAAAAACAGATTTAAATTAATCATTTTTAAAATAAAAACAATTTAAAAGATAAAAAAACAGATAATATATATGCCTACGGCAAGACCGTCGGCATAGTATTGCCATGTGGCAGTTCCTGAAAAAAACCAAGATAAAACATATGCCGCCGGCCGCCGTGAGGGCCATTGGCATAGATTTGACAGCGTTAGGTTGCCGTCTGAGGCCGGGCCACCAGGGCCACATATATGCCGACGGTCACACTTTACCGACGGCTGCCGTCGGCACAGTTGgagatatgccgacggcctttCTATGCCTACGGCTGCCGTCGGCATAGTCTGAGTTATGCCGACGGCCTTTCTATGCCTACAGCTTTCCCTAGGCCGTCGGCGTAGCTccgtctatgccgacggccctgacaaaaggccgtcggcatagaatAGGCCGTCAGGGTAGCCAATTATTCCGGTAGTGATGGACATATCTAAGATACTGAGCCGACAAGTCTTGAGATTGAGGAATCATCGAACAACTCAACTAGAGGGTCGTTCAGAAATACAGTACATTCGTCGTTTCATTTATTCCATGGAGAATAGCTAGCAGGGCAGCAGATAAACTGTTGTAGTACTCCGGAACGGTCAACGGTGGGTGCGTACGTGCGAAAACGTAGGGCAGCGCTGCTCTAGGCTCTACATAGCCTCTGGAGCAGCGCGGACCGGAGGacgccgtcgccgtcgtcgtccTGTAGAGCAGCAGGCACGTCGACAACGACGTCCTGCACGGTCACGCCCTCCACGCGGTTCACGCACGCGTGCTGCACCTGCAGCTCTAGGGACCGGAGCGCGCTCATCAGCCGCGCCGGCGCGTGCGGGGCTCGTCCCGAGCTCATCACGCGCACAGCCGCCGCGTCCTTCCCCACCATCCGCACCTCCACCACGTCGTCGCTGGCCAGGTGATGCAGGGAGGCCCTGGAGTGGCCGTTTCGGGACGAAGAAGCGGACGCGTTCGCCGTCTCCCACCTCGCGGCCGCCGCCTGCCGGCCCTCTTCCTCGAGCCGCGCGACGCAGGACCGCAGGTCAGTGATGTAGGCTACGGCGTCGGCGAGGAGGGAAGCCTTGTCCATGCGGGACACCCTGGGCACGGCGGCGCGGAGGTCGCAGAACCGACGATTCAGCTTGTCACGGCGCTGCCTCTCGGCCTCCACGTGGCTGACGGTGGGCCCCTCAGGCCGCGGCCCGGGCTTCCGCCCACGCCGCTTCGTCGTCGATGCCTCGAGGCTCTCCCCCGGAAGCTCGGAGTCCGGCGACAGCGAGGAGCTCCCCGCAGGCCACACGCAATCTCCGTCCTCGCTCTTGGCCGGCACGACGGTGTCGCCGACCAGCCATTGCTCGGGGACCTCGCAGGAGGCGAGCTCGAAGACCTGGTGGTGGTGCCCCTCGGCGGCGGAGACCTGGGAAGGCGGCGATGACGGGAAGAATGGGGCGTACGGGGAGAGAAGTTCGTCCATGGCCAGCGCGTACGTGAGTGTCGCTCCGCTAAGTGAAGAGCTCGAAGTGGGAAATTAGCCAAGGGGTGTGGGCGTCTTTTGTACTGGTGAAGTGGTGACACATTTGCGGTTAAGACCTCGCTTAAATGATGTGTCGCCTTAAAGGTAGATGCCCTTTCCGATTTGCATCCCTCCCGCGAAAAACATGTCCGTTAGTTTCGGATTGGAAGTCTGTCGCTAGCTAACTAGCAGACATAGTCATTTATAAAAGAAAAAGTTTTGCTTGAAGTAAGTTGCGTGGATTTTGAATTTGGGTCAGTCTGAGTGGGTGAGAAGGAAGCACACGACGCCGGCAAGGCCTTGGCCAGGAATGAGCCGTAGTAGGCGGAGGTGAGTTCGGCACTTGACGGTTCGGGGTGAAGGTGACAGGGGGTGCAGGTTCTCTGGTTTAGAGCCGGGGGCGACGGCAGGCACTGCGGTGAGACAGGCTGATAGGAGGATAGGGCGGTGAGGTCGGCGTGAGTGTAGCCGACCGCAAACGGTCGAGGCGAGTGGTTTGGCCTGGGCTGGATCAGTAGCTGTCGGAGGAAAAGAGGAAGAATGCATACTAGTCcgagctagaagacaatgcaagatccATTGGATCTTGTTGGAACTGTTTAGATAGAACAACAAAAATTGATTGGGCACAAAACTGTTTTTAAGCGACTGACCCCTAGCCAGTCCCTTTGTAAGAGTGTTTTCGCGTATATAACTTAATTTGTAAATATCGAAAACCAAATTAAGTGAGAGCACACACAAGTATGTTAGTGATAAATAAACTACAATTAACATatatatgttggaaatatgccctagaggcaataataaaagcattattattatatttccttgttcatgataattgtctttattcatgctataattgtgttatccggaaatcgtaatatatgtgtgaataacagacaccaacatgtccctagtaagcctctagttgactcaCTGGACACCAACAtgtccgtatgacggagaggtatcactgggcccactcagtaatgcatcatcataatgagctcaaagtgaccaagtgtctggtcacgggatcatgcattgcggtacgtgtaaagtgacttgccggtaacgagattgaacgaggtattgggataccgatgatcgaatctcgggcaagtaacatatcgattgacaaagggaattgcatacggggttgattgaatcctcgacatcgtggttcatccgatgagatcatcgtggagcatgtgggagccaacatgggtatccagatcccgctgttggttattgactggagagtcgtctcggtcatgtctgcttgtctcccgaacccgtagggtctacacacttaaggttcggtgacgctagggttgtgaagataagtatatgcagtaacccgaatgttgttcggagtctcggatgagatcccggacgtcacgaggagttccggaatggtccggaggtaaagaattatatataggaagtgctgtttcgggcatcgggacaagtttcggggttatcggtattgtaccgggaccaccggaggggtcccgtgggcccaccgggtggggccacctgtcccgggggggccacatgggctgtagggggtgcgccttggccttcatgggccaagggcaccagccctactaggcccatgcgcctagggtttccaccaaggaggagtccaagtggtggaaggcaccccgaggtgccttgggggggagggaaaccctcccctggccgccgcacctaggagatcagatctcctaggctgcgcaccaacccccctggcacccctatatatagtggggggaagagGAGGGATTTTACACCAGCCCCTAGCGCCTCCATCtccccccgttacgtctctctctcgtagtcacggcgaagccctgcttctgtgacgccctgcatccaccaccacgccgtcgtgctgctggatcttcatcaaccactccttctcccttgctggatcaagaaggaggagacgtctcccgtcccgtacgtgtgttgaacacggaggtgccgtccgttcggtgctggtcatcggtgatttggatcacgtcgagtacgactacatcatcaccgttcttttgaacgcttccgtgcgcgatctacaaaggtatgtagatgcatccaatgactcgttgctagatgaactcctagatgatcttggtgaaacgagtaggaaattttttgttttctgcaacgttccccaatagtggtatcagagctaggtctatgcgtagttcttcttgcgcgagtagaacacaatttgttgtgggcgtagatttgtcaactttcttgtcgttactagtcttttcttgcttcagcggtattgtgggatgaagcggcccggaccaaccttacacgtacgcttacgtgagaccagttccaccaactaacatgcactagttgcataaggtggctggcgggtgtctgtctctcccactttagttggagcggattcgatgaacagggtccttatgaagggtaaatagaagttgacaaatcacgttgtggctttaacgtaggtaagaagacgttcttgctagaaccctaattcagccacgtaaaacttgcaacaacaattagaggacgtctaacttgtttttgcagcaagtggtttgtgatatgatatggccaaagttgtgatgaatgatgaatgatctatatgtgatgtatgagatgttcatgctattgtaataggaatcacgacttgcatgtcgatgagtatgacaaccggcaggagccataggagttgtatttattcttttatatgacctgcgtgtcatcaaggatcgccatgtaaattactttactttattgctaaacgcgttagccatagtagtagaagtaatagttggcgagcaacttcatggagacacgatgatggagatcatgatgatggagatcatggtgtcaagccggtgacaagatgatcatggagccccagatggagatcaaaggagctatgtgatattggccatatcatgtcacgttcattatttgattgcatgtgatgtttatcatgttttgtatcttgtttacttagaacgacgatagtaaataagatgatccctcataaataatttcaagaagtgttccccctaactgtgcaccgttgcgacagttcgctgtttcaaaacaccacgtgatgatcgggtgttttattcagacgttcacatacaacgggtgtaagacagatttacacatgcaaacacttaggttgacttgacgagcctagcatgtacagacatggcctcggaacacagaagaccgaaaggtcgagcatgagtcgtatagaagatacgatcaacatgaagatgttcaccgacgttgactagtccgtctcacgtgatgatcggacacggtctagttaactcggatcatgtaatacttagatgactagagggatgtctaatctaagtgggagttcattaataatttgattagatgaacttaattatcatgaacttagtctaaaatctttgcaatatgtcttgtagatcaaatggccaacgtagtcctcaacttcaacacgttcctagagaaaaccaagctgaaagacgatggcagcaactatacggactgggtccggaacctgaggatcatcctcatagttgccaagaaagattatgtcctacaagcaccgctaggtgatcctcccgtcccacagaaccaagacgttatgaacgcttggcagacacgtgttgacgactactccctcgttcagtgcggcatgctttacagcttagagccggggctccaaaaacgttttgagagacatggagcatacgagatgttcgaagagctgaaaatggtttttcaagctcatgcccggatcgagagatatgaagtctccgataagttcttcagctgtaagatggaggaaaatagttctgtcagtgagcacatactcacgatgtctgggttgcataaccgcttgtctcagctgggagttaatctcccggatgatgcggtcattgacagaatcctccagtcgcttccaccaagctacaagagctttgtgatgaacttcaacatgcaggggatgcaaaagaccattcctgagttgttctcaatgctgaaatcagcggaggtagaagtcaagaaggagcatcaagtgttgatggtcaataaaaccactaagttcaagaaacgcaagggtaaaaagaacttcaagaaggacggcaaggaggttgccgcgcccggcaagcaagctgccgggaagaagccaaagaatggacccaagcccgagactgagtgcttttattgcaagggaggcggtcactggaagcggaactgccctaagtacttagcggataagaaggccggcaaaacaaaaggtatatgtgatatacatataattgatgtgtaccttactagtgcccgtagtagctcctgggtatttgataccggtgcagttgctcacatttgtaactcaaagcaggggctgcggaataaacggaaactggcaaaggacgaggtgacgatgcgcgtcgggaatggttccaaggtcaatgtgatcgccgtcggcacgctgcctctgcatctcccttcgggattagttttaaaccttaataattgttatttagtgccagctttgagcatgaacattgtatcgggatctcgtttaattcgagatggctactcatttaaatccgagaataatggttgttctatttatatgagagatatgttttatggtcatgctcctatggtgaatggtttattctttatgaatctcgaacgtgatactacacatgttcataatgtgagtaccaaaagatgtaaggttgatagtgatagtcccacatacttgtggcactgctgccttggtcacataggtgtcaaacgcatgaagaagctccatgcagatggacttttagagtctcttgattatgaatcatttgacacgtgcgaaccatgcctcatgggtaagatgaccacgactccgttctcaggaacaatggagagagcaaccaacttattggaaatcatacatactgatgtatgcggtccaatgagtgttgaggctcgcggtggctatcattatgttctcaccctcactgttgacttgagtagatatgggtatatctacttaatgaaacacaagtctgaaacctttgaaaagttcaaggaatttcagagtgaggttgaaaatcaacgtgacaggaaaatcaagtttctacgatcagatcgtggaggagaatacttgagtcacgaatttggcacacacttaagaaaatgtggaatagtttcacaactcacgccgcctggaacacctcagcgtaacggtgtgtccgaacgtcgtaatcgcactctattagatatggtgcgatctatgatgtctcttgccgatttaccgctatctttttggggctatgctttggagactgccgcattcactttaaatagggctccgtcaaaatccgttgagacgacaccgtatgaattatggtttgggaagaaacctaagctgtcgtttctaaaagtttggggatgcgatgcttatgtcaagaaacttcaacctgaaaagctcaaacccaagtcggaaaaatgcgtcttcataggatacccaaaaggaactattgggtacaccttctacctcagatccgaaggcaagatctttgttgccaagaatgggtcctttctagagaaagagtttctctcgagaaaagtaagtgggaggaaagtagagcttgatgaagtattacctcttgaaccggaaaatggcacaactcaagaaaatgttcctgaggtgccagcaccgactagagaggaagttaatgataatgatcaagatacttctgatcaagctcctattgaaattcgaaggtccacaaggacatgttccgcaccatagtggtacggcaaccctgtcttggaaatcatgttgttagacaacggtgaaccttcgaactatgaagaagcgatggcgggcccggattccgaaaaatggctggaagccatgaaatccgagataggatccatgtatgaaaacaaagtatggattttgactgacttgcccgttgaacggcgagccatagaaaataaatggatctttaagaagaagacaaacgcggatggtaatgtgaccatctataaagctcggcttgtcgctaagggttatcgacaagttcaaggggttgactacgatgagactttctcaccggtagcgaagctgaagtccgtccgaatcatgttagcgattgccgcattctatgattatgagatatggcaaatggacgtcaaaacggcattccttaatggtttccttaaggaagaattgtatatgatgcagccggaaggttttgtcgatcctaagaatgctgacaaggtgtgcaagctccaacgctcgatttatgggctggtgcaagcatctcggagttggaacattcgctttgatgagatgatcaaagcgtttgggtttacacagacttatggagaagcctgtgtttacaagaaagtgagtgggagctctgtagcatttctcatactatatgtagatgacatacttttgatgggaaatgatatagaactcttggacagcatcaaggcctacttgaataagagtttttcaatgaaggaccttggagaagctgcttatatattaggcatcaaaatctatagagatagatcaagacgcctcataggtctttcacaaagcacataccttgataagatattgaagaagatcaatatggatcattctaagaaggggttcttacctgtattacaaggtgtgaaattgagctcagctcaatgtccgaccacggcagaagaaatagaagagatgagtgtcatcccctatgcctcagccataggttctattatgtatgccatgctgtgtaccagacctgatgtaaaccttgccgtaagtttggtaggaaggtaccaaagtaatcccggcaaggaacactggacagcggtcaagaaaatcctgaagtacctggaaaggactaaggaaatgtttctcgtttatggaggtgacgaagagctcgtcgtaaagggttacgtcgacgctagcttcgacacagatctggatgactctaagtcataaaccggatacgtgtatattttgaatggtggggcagtaagctggtgcagttgcaagcaaagcgtcgtggcgggatctacatgtgaagcggagtacatggcagcctcggaggcagcacatgaagcaatatgggtgaaggagttcatcaccgacctaggagtcatacccaatgcgtcggggtcgatcaagctcttctgtgacaacactggagctattgctcttgccaaggagcccaggtttcacaagaagacgaggcacatcaagcgtcgcttcaactacattcgtgaaaatgttcaagatggagacatagaaatttgtaaagtgcacacggacctgaatgtagcagatccgttgactaaacctctccctagagcaaaacatgatcaacaccagaattccatgggtgttcgattcatcacaatgtaactagattattgactctagtgcaagtgggagactgttggaaatatgccctagaggcaataataaaagcattattattatatttccttgttcatgataattgtctttattcatgctataattgtgttatccggaaatcgtaatacatgtgtgaataacagacaccaacatgtccctagtaagcctctagttgactagctcgttgagcaacagatagtcatggtttcctgactatggacattggatgtcattgataacgagttcacatcattaggagaatgatgtgatggactagacccaatcctaaacatagcacaagatcgtatagttcgtttgctagagttttccaatgtcaaagtatcttttccttagaccatgagatcgtgtaactcccggataccgtaggagtgctttgggtatgccaaacgtcacaacgtaactgggtgactataaaggtagactacgggtatctccgaaagtgactgttgggttgacatggatcaagactgggatttgtcactccgtatgacggagaggtatcactgggcccactcagtaatgcatcatcataatgagctcaaagtgaccaagtgtctggtcacgggatcatgcattgcggtacgagtaaagtgacttgccggtaacgagattgaacgaggtattgggataccgatgatcgaatctcgggcaagtaacatatcgattgacaaagggaattgcatacggggttgattgaatcctcgacatcatggttcatccgatgagatcatcatggagcatgtgggaaccaacatgggtatccaaatcccgctgttggttattgactggagagtcgtctcggtcatgtctgcttgtctcccgaacccgtagggtctacacacttaaggttcggtgacgctagggttgtgaagataagtatatgcagtaacccgaatgttgttcggagtcccagatgatatcccggacgtcacgaggagttccggaatggtccggaggtaaagaattatatataggaagtgctgtttcgggcatcgggacaagtttcggggttatcggtattgtaccgggaccaccggaggggtcccgtgggcccaccgggtggggccacctgtcccgggggggccacatgggctgtagggggtgcgccttggccttcatgggccaagggcaccagccctactaggcccatgcgcctagggtttccaccaaggaggagtccaagtggtggaaggcaccccgaggtgccttgggggggagggaaaccctcccctggccgccgcacctaggagatcagatctcctaggctgcgcaccaacCCCCCCTGgaacccctatatatagtggggggaagaggagggattttacaccagcccctggcgcctccatctccccccgttacgtctctctctcgtagtcacggcgaagccctgcttctgtgacgccctgcatccaccaccacgccgtcgtgctgttggatcttcatcaacctctccttctcccttgctagatcaagaaggaggagacgtctcccatcccgtacgtgtgttgaacgcggaggtgccgtccgttcggcgctggtcatcggtgatttggatcacgtcgagtacgactgcatcatcaccgttcttttgaacgcttccgtgcgcgatctacaaaggtatgtagatgcatccaatgaatcgttgctagatgaactcctagatgatcttggtgaaacgagtaggaaattttttgttttctgcaacgttccccaacaatatacACATACAAAACAAGTAATTAGTAATGACAAAAATATGTCAATTTCACATGCACTCATGTATTAACTTGATTTCCCGTTCGACTCTTCTCCGAGTGAAGTCTGTTTATGTGAAGAAATGTTCTTTGAGAGGCGTTATCACATACAAGCACTCTTGCTATTATGCGTGAGAATTTGCATGAACACTCTAAATAGAGTTGCTGACCATGGGGTTTTCAAGTATTTTCCAGCTCTCTGACAATATATTTGACTCGGCGAAGCAGGGAAGATAAGAGGTTTTGTGAAACGAGCGAAAGTAGATGTGCGTGAAATAGTCGATGGAGACTAGAGGTTAAGATATTGGTGGAGACGGTCTTTCTAAGCTAGAGAAGAATTAGTGCTCCCTGATAATATTGTATAATGGTTGGTAAGGTAATTTTATCTCAAGTTTGCcatgtaatttagagatgacaTTAAAAATATGATGGATAATGAGTTATCTCCTACTCTTATCTCTAGTAAGTAGATATACCTAAATATATGATAAGAGATATCTTTGGTAGGAGATAatctcttaaataagagaaggCAAACCCTTTTATAGTTTCTCTTTCTTGCACGCCACAATATTTATCCTACGTGGCACTCTAACACTaatagaaaacagggctttggtccaggcctgccagcccattagtcccggttcagtcatgaaccaggacccatgggggcatacgtcccggttcgtgcctccagggggccggccgggcctcgtggggcattggtcccggttcatctgggcccTTTTGTTCCGATTCcagacacgaaccgggaccaatgggcctcacTTCTGGTCCACATCCATTGGTCCTGGTTCATTGCTGGAACCGGGACTCGGAACCGGGACCGAGTCCTGGTTTCAGcaacgaaccgggaccaatgatgtgactatatataccccctcgcccGCGAGTAGAGCACTCCACTGCTTTGTTTTTCTGACCGATGAGGGGAGGGCTTTGTgatgct
Protein-coding sequences here:
- the LOC125556413 gene encoding transcription factor MYC2-like, which translates into the protein MDELLSPYAPFFPSSPPSQVSAAEGHHHQVFELASCEVPEQWLVGDTVVPAKSEDGDCVWPAGSSSLSPDSELPGESLEASTTKRRGRKPGPRPEGPTVSHVEAERQRRDKLNRRFCDLRAAVPRVSRMDKASLLADAVAYITDLRSCVARLEEEGRQAAAARWETANASASSSRNGHSRASLHHLASDDVVEVRMVGKDAAAVRVMSSGRAPHAPARLMSALRSLELQVQHACVNRVEGVTVQDVVVDVPAALQDDDGDGVLRSALLQRLCRA